Proteins co-encoded in one Oreochromis aureus strain Israel breed Guangdong linkage group 3, ZZ_aureus, whole genome shotgun sequence genomic window:
- the LOC120438662 gene encoding high affinity immunoglobulin gamma Fc receptor I-like — MIDSLCLLDRNSSYSGNFWCESLSGEKSDEVTISVSSTEKKGVIMEIPVLPVRPGTGVILQCKKKNGDTVPSYFFMNGRLVGPGSTSEYNIRRAQYSDEGLYWCATDTFGESPQSFLRVRGSPITSLKTSVSPPPVSETNSSLSTLLLPNNSSSPPPPPLPSSPSVSWIRVICHLLAFCPYCICTILLLSICCSRSSGNKHAVSMETPLRDAEYDDIVADVTTEHVF, encoded by the exons ATGATTGACAGTTTGTGTCTTCTGGATCGTAACTCGTCCTACAGTGGAAACTTCTGGTGTGAAAGCTTATCTGGAGAGAAGAGTGATGAAGTTACCATCAGCGTGTCCAGTACAGAAA AAAAAGGTGTGATCATGGAGATCCCTGTACTTCCTGTGAGACCAGGAACTGGTGTCATTCTACAATGCAAGAAGAAGAACGGTGACACAGTTCCATCTTATTTCTTCATGAATGGACGTCTCGTTGGACCTGGATCTACATCGGAGTACAACATCAGAAGAGCCCAGTACTCTGATGAAGGTCTCTACTGGTGTGCTACTGATACGTTTGGAGAATCTCCTCAGAGCTTtctgagggtcagag GGTCTCCTATAACGTCTCTTAAAAcatccgtctctccacctccagTTTCTGAGACCAATTCTTCCCTTTCCACTTTGCTTCTTCCAAACAATTcttcctcccctcctcctcctcctcttccttcttctcCCTCTGTGTCTTGGATCAGAGTCATCTGCCACCTGTTGGCCTTCTGCCCGTACTGCATCTGCACCATCCTGCTCCTGTCCATCTGCTGCAGCAGGAGCTCAG GTAACAAACATGCTGTCTCCATGGAGACGCCCCTGCGTGACGCGGAGTATGATGACATTGTTGCTGATGTCACCACTGAGCATGTCTTCTAA